In Spirosoma pollinicola, the genomic window GATGCCCACGGCAAAACTTTCCAGCGTCACCATCGACAGGCTTTCGTAGGGCGACGGCATGATCAGCGCTTTCGCGTGCTGCAACAGACTCGCTTTTACAGGTTCGTCCACAAATCCAACCGGCAGCACATCAGGGTGCTCCGGAATTGGCATCATCGCCTGTCCGACCAGTACCAGTTTTAACGGCGATGGATGTTCGGCTTTATATCGTGTGAAAAATTCGAACATCTTGTCGCAGCCCTTGGCCGGATCAATTCGGCCAATATATAACAGATAATCGGCATCGGTACCCAGTAGTTCACTTACCGTTTGTTCGGCTAACCTGGTGGCCGGTTCGATGCCTACGCCGACGACGTCATTTGGAATGGAATCATTTCTGAACAGCTTGTGCACAAAGCTCTGTTCGGCCGGAGTAAGAAATAAAATGGTCCGGGGCTTCTGGAACAGCTTGCGGAACAAGGGCAGATAGATCGGAGTTTCGTCGTGCGCCGTGGGAATAAAGATCGACTTGTGGGGCGCTATGGCCAAACCGGCAATGGTAGGGTAATACAGGTACGTAATGAAGATCAGCGCGTCGTATTGTTGATGGTTTCGTTTCAGGTAGGTAATCAGGTCGGGCGTATAAGGCCCCTGGTAGGTTGCCCACAAGCGGCTATACCGCCTGATGTGCTTACCCACCAATGCCCGCGCCCACATCTTGAGTCGGTTGAGTCCCTGGCTCTGCTCGGGCCGGGACCATTTATTAAGTTTATGCTCAGCGCGGGACGTTTGTTTGAGCAATCGTTCGTGCTTCGTGGCAAACCGATGAACCCTTACTCCGTTGATGGTTACGGTTTCGGCCGGATACCAGTTGGCCCAGGTAACGTATTCCAGAGCGCAGCTGGTCAGCACGTCCACTTCGTAGGTATTTGCCAGCCGCTCGGCCATCAGTCGACAGTAGTATTCGGCCCCTCCATTGACGTCAACACCGTACCGCTGCACAACAAACGCTATTTTCTTCATGTAACAAAATAAAGGGATACTGCCCGATTTTTGGCGGATTCCCGGCTTATTTCACCGGGATACCTCAACTGCGTGTATGATAAACCTGGTTTATTTTTTGAAATATAGCTACGGATGTGCGTTAGCAGCTAGTAGAATCGTACCATATCACCTATCCACCTGCCTTGTTTAAACGTGTTAGTTTAACGATCCTGTTCAACCTGGACAACCGGTTGAACCGTAAAAAGAAAAAGGGCCCAACAATATAGGTAGGCCCTGGAAGGCGAGTATTACTGTAAGGTCTGGTATGCTCCTGCGCACCCAACCGACCGCTTGCTAACTCGGCTTTTGCTCTGTTGTAACGGTCTTGGTCGTTTTCTCTTCCCCATCCGGGGTATCATTCGTTTGGGTTACCGTCGTTTTGGTTTCTTCGGTATGTGAATCCTGATCGATCTCCTTGGTTTGTTCTGTATCTGGCATACTTAGTTCGTTTAAGTTGAGCCTATAGAACCCTAAGAGAGACTGTTTGTTCTGGAGAATACTGCCCAGCTCCATTGCGCCCACGGATGTAAAGACAGTGGATGAGTCGCTGTAGATGGTAAGCTTAGCCCCTTCTCCCCATCTAATCACGGTTCGAACACCGGTAAATTTTCAGAGCATGACAACTTCTTTGCGTCGCCAAATTTGGGTAGCATAGATACCTTTAAGCGATCACTGAACGACCAGCTGGCTGTTTACGGTAATGCAAACGCTACGTACCGATCCCCCGACTTCGTTTTGAGTTTACCGCCCCCGCAGGCAATCACCACGTATTGCTTGCCATCAACGGCGTAGGTACTCGGCGAAGCATACCCGGCAGCAGGCAGTTTGGCCCGCCAGAGTTCACGGCCCGTTTTTCGGTCGAAAGCCCGAATCAGTTCGTCACGAGAGGAGGCAATGAAGAGCAACCCGCCCGCCGTGACAGCCGGGGCACCATAGTTGTCGGTGCCCGTTGGGGGTATGCCCTTCGCCACTAGTTCAGGGTACTCGCCCAGCGGGACTTGCCAACGGTGTTCGCCCGTATTCATATCAATTGCCGTCAGCGTGCCCCAGGGCGGGCGGCTCACGGGGTACCCGGCCCGGTCGTACCAGCGGGTAAACCCGGTATGGTGATAGGGGGCGGTGTTAAGCCCCCCCTTACTGGCGACAGACGTTGTTTTGCCGAACAAAAAATCCACGATGGCCTTCCGCTCGGCTTCCTTCAGGTTGGTGAAGGCAGGCATCATGCCCTGGCCTTTTGCCAGAACCTGGGCCACCGACGTCTCGTTGCGTTTTTGAGAGATGCTGACCAGAGCCGGGTAGCTCCCGTCATGACTGCCTTCGCGATTTTGGCCGTGGCAGTTGGCACAATGGGTTTGGTAGAGTTGGCTACCCGTGCGCTCAACGGTCCTGACTGACAACGAACCGGCGGGGGTCGGAACCAGCGCCATGGTGACCGGAATTTGCTTCGAGGGAACGTACATGATGCCGGCTTCGTCCACCGCTGCTCCACCCCACTGTGCGCCCCCGTCGGTGCCGGGAAAAAACACGGTTCGGTTGGGGCTCAGGGGAAGGGGAAAAAATTGTTTTCCTGATTGCCAGCGCCGGAGCTGAGCCAGTACAGTGTCGCGGTCGGTGACAAAGTCGTTTATATCGCTTTCCGGAAACGATTGCCGGGTAAAGGGCGCAGGTTTGAGGGGAATCGGCTGGGTGGGCCAGGCTTTTTCTCCCGGAACAGTGGAAGCGGGCATGGGTCGTTCCTCAATCGGAAACAGCGGCTTACCCGTAACCCGGTCAAAGGCAAAGAGGAATCCTTGTTTGGATAACACCGAAACGGCATCCACCTTTTTACCATCATGAACAACGGTAAATAAATTAGGGGGAGCCGGAATATCGCGGTCCCAGATGTCGTGGTGGATCGTCTGGAAATGCCAGCGTCGCTTTCCTGTGGCCGCGTCTAGGGCTATAAGGCTGTTGGCAAATAGATTCTGGCCGGGCCGGGTACTGCCGTATAAATCGAATGCCGCAGTCCCCGTGGGGACATAAACGATGCCGCGCTGCCGGTCGATGGCCATGCCCATCCAGTTATTGGCTCCCCCGAAATTGCGGTGACCATCTTTGGGCCAGGTGTTAGCCCCATACTCGCCGGAGTGTGGAATGGTGTGGAAGGTCCAGACGAGCCGCCCCGTGTGCAGGTCATAGGCGCGCACGTCGCCGGGCAGGGCCGGTGCAACTTCCGACACCCGGTGACCCATGATGAGCAGATTTTTATACACTACGCCCGGCGTGTTGCTCACCACGTACTCATCGGCTCCGGGTCGGGCCAGGCCTTCTTTTAAATTGATTTTCCCACCTTTACCAAAACTGGTCACCGGTTTCCCCGTTCGGGCGTCGAGGGCGTAGAGCAGCGAGCCATAGGCGAAGTAAATCCGGGCTTGCCGCCCATCCGTCCAGTAGGTAACACCCCGGCTATTCATGGCGAAGGTATCGTCGGTGAAGGCCGTTTTCCAAAGTTCCCTGCCCGTAGCCGCGTCGAGCGCAAAGGCCTGCGACCCTGCCGAAACCCCGTACAGCACACCGTCGATGATGAGCGGGTTGCACTGAATCTGGGTATTGTTTTTGAGCGTGTCGACTCCACCCGAAGCATATTCCCAGGCGACCTGTAAGCCCGCCACGTTGCCGGCATTTAGCTGCGTGAGGGGCGAGAAATGATTACGATCGGGCCCGCCATTGTATTCGGGCCAGTCGGTGGTGGCGGGTTTTTCGGTCAGGCTGAGCAGACCAACGGTCAGGAGTAAGGCTGGGTAGGTGAACCGTTTCATGAGCAGGTTTAGAGGAAAGTACAAATGAACACAAAATGACCGAAAGTTGTGGTGACACCTCGGCTTGTATTCACACGGTTCATTTTATTGATCGACAAACCTGATCTCCTGACTGCGGGTCTGAACTACCCCGCTGTTACCGTGAGCACCTTACGGCCAGAGTAAGAAACTGTCTACATCTTCTAATCATCATCATCATCATCGGTCAAGCCCGTTTTTCCTGATCGGACAAAAGCACCCCGGCGAGGGGCAGGCATGTTACTAGTTGCGCCACGTACCGTTTGCCAAACAATCTCACTGAAAATCAGGTCGTCAATCTCGTCGGGACGGCTCAGATTGAACATCGACGATCGTTTCGAATTACGATTGATCGCTACATTTTTCTGGTTAATGTCAATGCCCGGTTCGAGAGATTCAAACCCGGCAGGATCAGCTTGCTTGCTGAAACAACGCCACAGGGGTGTCGCAGCAGCATCGTATTGACTCATGGGTTTTAGTCCTAAAATCAATTCGATGGTTCGCAGCAGCCCCGACGTAGAATACATAGTATGATCGACAAAATGACGTTTCACAAAACCACCGGCCACAAACGCAATCGAGCGGTGTGCATCAACATGATCGGGACCATTTTGGGCATCATCTTCCAGTATAAATACGACAGATTCTTTCCAGATTGGACTTTTGGACAGGTGCTCGACAAACCGGCCTACGGCCAGATCATTATCAGCCAGGGCGGCATCGGGTGTAGGCATCCCAATGCGGGCCCCTGATGTATGGTCGTTGCCAAAACGGACCGTACTGAGTTGAGGCACTTTACCAGCCGCTACCAACTCGTCGAAGTCCTTTTCCCAAGCTTCCTCTCGCTTACTATCCAGGTAACCCAAATTATACCCTTTAAAGGTGGGGCAAAACTTACCTTCCAATGTTTTAATATTAGGCTTCTCGTCATCGGCAAACCAGCCATAACTCCGGAAACTGACACCGGCCCGCAAACAGTGATCCCAGATAAAGCCGTCGCGCGGATGGGCAATTTCTTTTTGACCTTCGTAATCATACGTGCCACCCCGACCGCCATAGCTAGTCACCCAGTTTTTTTCGACGTAATCATTGGCATATGCGGCTGATGACCAGTTATGCCCGTCGGCGCTGACTTCGGCATCGACATAAAAATTGTCCAGTAGCACAAATTGTTTCGCCAGTGCATGCTGGTTTGGAGTAACTTTTTGGGGAAATAAACAAAGGGCGGCATCGCCATTGCCTTCTTTCATATCGCCCAATACCTGATCGTACGTTCGGTTTTCCTTAATAATGTAAAACACGTATTTTATCGGTGAGCGTGCATTTCCCCCTACCCGCATCGGGATTGGGTTTCCCGCTTCCCCTTCCGAGCGGAGTTCCTTGCTCTTGGTGTACGGTGTATTGGCATAAACCAGTCGCGAATAGGCCGCTAATACCTCGCTATCAGGCATGTCGATGATCGAAAGGGTGCCTTTGAATAAGCCAGCTATGTACTGAACCGGCCCTGGGTTAGCCTGCGGATTGGGCCCGACTTGCTGGGGTGTTCGCGTTCGAACGGGATTTGGCCCGCGGGGGTTGGCTTGCGAAGAAAACCCTTTCCCATTCGTAACGAACAGTTTGGAACCGA contains:
- a CDS encoding outer membrane protein assembly factor BamB family protein gives rise to the protein MKRFTYPALLLTVGLLSLTEKPATTDWPEYNGGPDRNHFSPLTQLNAGNVAGLQVAWEYASGGVDTLKNNTQIQCNPLIIDGVLYGVSAGSQAFALDAATGRELWKTAFTDDTFAMNSRGVTYWTDGRQARIYFAYGSLLYALDARTGKPVTSFGKGGKINLKEGLARPGADEYVVSNTPGVVYKNLLIMGHRVSEVAPALPGDVRAYDLHTGRLVWTFHTIPHSGEYGANTWPKDGHRNFGGANNWMGMAIDRQRGIVYVPTGTAAFDLYGSTRPGQNLFANSLIALDAATGKRRWHFQTIHHDIWDRDIPAPPNLFTVVHDGKKVDAVSVLSKQGFLFAFDRVTGKPLFPIEERPMPASTVPGEKAWPTQPIPLKPAPFTRQSFPESDINDFVTDRDTVLAQLRRWQSGKQFFPLPLSPNRTVFFPGTDGGAQWGGAAVDEAGIMYVPSKQIPVTMALVPTPAGSLSVRTVERTGSQLYQTHCANCHGQNREGSHDGSYPALVSISQKRNETSVAQVLAKGQGMMPAFTNLKEAERKAIVDFLFGKTTSVASKGGLNTAPYHHTGFTRWYDRAGYPVSRPPWGTLTAIDMNTGEHRWQVPLGEYPELVAKGIPPTGTDNYGAPAVTAGGLLFIASSRDELIRAFDRKTGRELWRAKLPAAGYASPSTYAVDGKQYVVIACGGGKLKTKSGDRYVAFALP
- a CDS encoding glycosyltransferase family 4 protein; translation: MKKIAFVVQRYGVDVNGGAEYYCRLMAERLANTYEVDVLTSCALEYVTWANWYPAETVTINGVRVHRFATKHERLLKQTSRAEHKLNKWSRPEQSQGLNRLKMWARALVGKHIRRYSRLWATYQGPYTPDLITYLKRNHQQYDALIFITYLYYPTIAGLAIAPHKSIFIPTAHDETPIYLPLFRKLFQKPRTILFLTPAEQSFVHKLFRNDSIPNDVVGVGIEPATRLAEQTVSELLGTDADYLLYIGRIDPAKGCDKMFEFFTRYKAEHPSPLKLVLVGQAMMPIPEHPDVLPVGFVDEPVKASLLQHAKALIMPSPYESLSMVTLESFAVGIPVIATAECAVLRDHIVGSQAGLLYRLYEEFETAVDQILNQDSTEMANNGRAYVQRYYTWDTVLAKFNKAVDYVATQP
- a CDS encoding bifunctional YncE family protein/alkaline phosphatase family protein, giving the protein MMNRSTSFYSVWVLLILSILAGCNRKNSSTPATEEVEVYKKLVAKRVNLPNGWALTPPGRSLDLDDLPLNLVVSPSRKYLAVTNNGQSTQSITLLDALTEKILDTVRVGKSYLGLAFSEDETRLYASGGNDNRILVYKLENQKLLPDEPIVLGKPWPTKISPTGLCVDDAKNRLYVVTKEDSSLYIADTKTRQILHKLPIGAAAYTCLLSPDKNQLYVSLWGGASVLIVDVNTPKIVAKIKTNKNPNDLLLTRNGQHLFVANGNDNTVALIDVAKQQVIETMTTSLFPDAPVGSTPNGLALSDNENTLYIANADNNCLAVFDVTRKGHSQSSGFIPTGWYPTAVKVIGSKLFVTNGKGFSSQANPRGPNPVRTRTPQQVGPNPQANPGPVQYIAGLFKGTLSIIDMPDSEVLAAYSRLVYANTPYTKSKELRSEGEAGNPIPMRVGGNARSPIKYVFYIIKENRTYDQVLGDMKEGNGDAALCLFPQKVTPNQHALAKQFVLLDNFYVDAEVSADGHNWSSAAYANDYVEKNWVTSYGGRGGTYDYEGQKEIAHPRDGFIWDHCLRAGVSFRSYGWFADDEKPNIKTLEGKFCPTFKGYNLGYLDSKREEAWEKDFDELVAAGKVPQLSTVRFGNDHTSGARIGMPTPDAALADNDLAVGRFVEHLSKSPIWKESVVFILEDDAQNGPDHVDAHRSIAFVAGGFVKRHFVDHTMYSTSGLLRTIELILGLKPMSQYDAAATPLWRCFSKQADPAGFESLEPGIDINQKNVAINRNSKRSSMFNLSRPDEIDDLIFSEIVWQTVRGATSNMPAPRRGAFVRSGKTGLTDDDDDD